The following proteins come from a genomic window of Stigmatopora nigra isolate UIUO_SnigA chromosome 9, RoL_Snig_1.1, whole genome shotgun sequence:
- the gtf2b gene encoding transcription initiation factor IIB isoform X2, with translation MICPECGLVVGDRVIDVGSEWRTFSNEKALKDPSRVGDAQNPLLNGADLTTMISKGTGAASFDEFGNSKYQNRRTMSSSDRAMLNAFKEITTMADRINLPRNIIDRTNNLFKQVYEQKSLKGRANDAIASACLYIACRQEGVPRTFKEICAVSRISKKEIGRCFKLILKALETSVDLITTGDFMSRFCSNLGLPKQVQMAATYIATKAVELDLVPGRSPISVAAAAIYMASQASAEKKTQKEIGDIAGVADVTIRQSYRLIYPRAAELFPPDFKFDTPVDKLPQL, from the exons ATGATTTGTCCCGAGTGTGGCCTCGTTGTAG GTGATCGTGTGATCGACGTGGGTTCTGAGTGGAGGACATTCTCCAATGAAAAAGCACTGAAAGATCCTTCCAGAGTGGGAGACGCGCAGAACCCGCTGCTGAATGGGGCTGACCTAACAACCATGATTAGCAAG GGAACGGGCGCTGCCAGTTTCGATGAATTTGGCAACTCCAAGTACCAGAATCGGCGCACCATGAGCAGTTCGGACCGCGCCATGCTCAACGCCTTCAAAGAGATCACCACCATGGCCGATCGGATCAACCTGCCTAGAAACATCATC GACAGAACCAACAATCTCTTCAAGCAAGTTTATGAACAGAAAAGCCTGAAGGGCCGAGCCAACGACGCCATCGCGTCGGCCTGCCTCTATATCGCCTGTAGGCAAGAAGGCGTCCCGCGGACGTTTAAAG AAATCTGCGCCGTGTCTCGCATCTCCAAGAAGGAAATTGGACGTTGCTTCAAGCTGATCCTGAAGGCGCTGGAGACCAGCGTGGATCTGATAACCACGGGAGACTTCATGTCGCGCTTCTGCTCCAACCTGGGCCTGCCCAAGCAGGTGCAAATGGCCGCCACTTACATCGCCACCAAGGCCGTGGAGCTGGATCTGGTGCCCGGACGCAGTCCCATCTCCGTGGCTGCCGCCGCCATCTACATGGCCTCGCAGGCCTCTGCCGAGAAGAAGACGCAAAAAG AAATCGGAGACATCGCCGGCGTGGCGGACGTGACCATCCGACAGTCGTACCGGCTCATCTACCCTCGCGCTGCCGAACTTTTTCCTCCAGATTTCAAATTTGACACGCCTGTTGACAAGCTTCCTCAactgtga
- the nr2f6a gene encoding nuclear receptor subfamily 2 group F member 6a isoform X1, whose translation MAMVSGGWGDPNGGTNGLGEKGYLKREDDDGSPQAGGSDMEAGEDDKACVLDCVVCGDKSSGKHYGVFTCEGCKSFFKRSVRRNLSYTCRSNRECQIDQHHRNQCQYCRLKKCFRVGMRKEAVQRGRIPPQPSLSPSLTPIGGASGLGGGEFYNNNNNNGGNGGQPVSELISQLLRAEPYPNSRYGHQYNQPAGPDNSMGIDNICELAARLLFSTVEWARNIPYFPELPVSDQVALLRLSWSELFILNAAQSALPLHMAPLLAAAGFHSSPMSAERVVSFMDQVRVFQDQVDKLTRLQVDSAEYSCLKAIALFSPDACGLTDAVHVESLQEKAQVALTEYERMQYPSQPQRFGRLLLRLPALRAVPASLISQLFFMRLVGKTPIETLIRDMQLSGSSISWPYVPM comes from the exons ATGGCCATGGTGAGTGGGGGCTGGGGAGATCCCAATGGCGGCACCAACGGACTGGGGGAAAAGGGCTACCTTAAACGGGAGGACGACGACGGATCGCCCCAGGCTGGGGGCAGCGACATGGAGGCCGGGGAGGACGATAAGGCCTGCGTATTGGACTGCGTGGTTTGCGGGGACAAGTCCAGTGGCAAACATTATGGCGTGTTCACCTGTGAGGGCTGTAAAAGCTTCTTCAAGAGAAGCGTTCGACGTAACCTCAGTTACACGTGCAG GTCTAATAGGGAATGTCAGATTGACCAGCACCACCGAAACCAATGCCAATACTGTCGTCTCAAAAAGTGTTTCCGAGTGGGGATGCGCAAAGAAG CAGTTCAACGCGGCCGCATCCCACCGCAGCCTAGTCTAAGCCCGAGCCTGACGCCCATTGGGGGCGCCAGTGGTTTGGGAGGTGGTGAATtctacaataacaacaacaataacggAGGCAACGGCGGTCAACCCGTGTCGGAACTCATCTCGCAGCTGCTCAGAGCCGAGCCGTATCCCAACAGCCGCTACGGGCACCAGTACAACCAGCCGGCGGGTCCCGATAATTCAATGGGCATCGATAACATCTGCGAACTGGCCGCCCGGCTACTCTTCAGCACGGTGGAATGGGCCAGAAACATCCCTTATTTTCCCGAGTTGCCCGTGTCGGATCAG GTAGCCTTGCTAAGGCTGAGTTGGAGCGAGCTGTTCATACTTAACGCCGCACAGTCTGCCTTGCCGCTCCACATGGCGCCCCTGTTGGCCGCGGCGGGCTTCCACTCGTCGCCCATGTCGGCGGAACGCGTGGTGTCCTTCATGGACCAAGTGAGGGTGTTTCAGGATCAGGTGGATAAGCTGACCCGACTTCAGGTGGACTCTGCTGAGTATAGCTGCCTCAAGGCCATCGCCCTCTTTTCACCAG ATGCCTGCGGTCTGACTGACGCAGTCCACGTAGAGTCCCTGCAGGAGAAAGCTCAAGTGGCTTTGACCGAGTACGAGAGGATGCAGTATCCTAGTCAACCACAGCGCTTTGGCCGCTTACTCCTGCGCCTCCCCGCCCTCCGCGCCGTACCCGCCAGCCTCATCTCCCAACTCTTTTTCATGCGACTGGTAGGGAAGACGCCCATCGAGACGCTGATCCGAGACATGCAGCTCTCTGGAAGCTCCATCAGTTGGCCCTACGTGCCTATGTGA
- the LOC144201444 gene encoding occludin-like has protein sequence MYESRHYDGLLSSPPYSATSQSFNLQRSVHSPQSHYVPSKAPAYSHYAEETPQHFYQWFSPPGFVKIFHGATVLMSFIIFACVASTLVWDFNGFGYGIGSGTGSGQGYYGGSYGYSSSYMTPQSAKAAMISMASINFVVFLGFLVGSFSRSRAMRGSTLYLTFFICDTILAILQAIIDIIFVIGVNPMSQSSQSMLYNPILMMCQNIPDRPSFSGSVGSGFPGGFPMYNQLLYHYCFMDPEEAVAFALGLMVVLALSFAAYYSWKTRSKIWHHGKDNIYWDQPMVSLSERHNVQEWVNNVGEGHSTQHASTIVISEKAASDLRGGNNAVSHSHKNVLAHSEGLLNNSKLQEIAHPYSNNSPAVCSIPSGYAESQGKLNTRGQGNPKYHTRATMESQNEMAYTTGGDTANELDDDQAQYLFSQYTEILSDEQRREYKQDFQSALTRYKSLCKEMDEICDHIRMLSQELDTLDKNSIKYQGVVDEYNRLKDLKRAPEYQAKKKESKELRKKMFHIKKLIKNFDRGLC, from the exons ATGTACGAAAGTCGACATTATGACGGCCTCCTGTCCAGCCCGCCCTATAGCGCCACCTCTCAAAGCTTCAATCTTCAAAGAAGTGTGCACTCGCCCCAGAGCCATTATGTCCCCTCCAAAGCCCCAGCATACTCCCACTATGCGGAAGAGACACCTCAACACTTCTACCAATGGTTTTCCCCCCCTGGTTTTGTCAAAATCTTCCACGGAGCCACAGTGCTCATGTCCTTCATCATCTTCGCTTGTGTGGCCTCGACCTTAGTGTGGGACTTTAATGGCTTTGGGTACGGTATTGGCAGTGGTACAGGATCAGGCCAGGGCTACTACGGAGGAAGCTATGGATACAGCAGTTCCTACATGACCCCGCAGTCTGCCAAGGCTGCAATGATCTCCATGGCCTCCATcaactttgtggtttttctggGATTCCTGGTGGGGAGTTTTTCCCGGTCGCGAGCCATGAGAGGATCCACTTTGTACCTCACTTTCTTCATCTGTGACACCATCTTAGCTATCCTTCAG GCCATCATTGATATCATTTTTGTGATTGGGGTCAATCCCATGTCTCAAAGCTCACAGAGCATGCTGTACAATCCAATCCTGATGATGTGCCAGAACATTCCAGACCGGCCCAGTTTTAGTGGCAGTGTAGGCTCTGGTTTTCCTGGGGGATTCCCCATGTACAACCAGTTACTTTACCACTACTGCTTTATGGACCCAGAGGAG GCTGTTGCATTTGCATTGGGTCTGATGGTGGTGTTGGCCCTGTCATTTGCTGCCTACTACTCCTGGAAGACTCGTAGCAAAATCTGGCATCATGGAAAAGATAACATCTACTGGGACCAGCCAATGGTCAGCTTGTCAGAGAGGCACAATGTACAAGAATGG GTCAACAATGTTGGAGAGGGACACAGCACCCAGCATGCGTCAACTATTGTAATATCGGAGAAAGCTGCTTCTGATCTACGTGGGGGGAACAATGCAGTGTCCCACTCCCATAAAAACGTCCTAGCTCACAGTGAGGGTCTTTTAAACAACAG CAAGTTACAAGAAATTGCACATCCATATTCAAACAACAGCCCTGCAGTGTGCAGCATCCCCTCTGGATACGCCGAAAGCCAAGGAAAACTAAACACGAGAGGCCAAGGGAACCCTAAATATCACACTCGTGCAACTATGGAGTCCCAAAATGAAATGGCTTACACCACTGGAGGAGACACTGCTAATGAGTTGGATGACGACCAAGCCCAATACCTCTTCAG CCAGTACACCGAGATCCTTTCAGATGAGCAGCGGCGAGAATACAAGCAAGATTTCCAGTCGGCTTTGACTCGCTATAAAAGCTTGTGTAAAGAAATGGACGAAATCTGTGATCATATTCGTATGCTGAGTCAAGAACTAGACACACTGGACAAAAACTCGATAAAGTATCAG GGTGTGGTGGATGAATATAACAGACTGAAAGATCTTAAAAGA GCACCGGAATATCAAGCAAAGAAAAAGGAGAGCAAAGAACTtcggaaaaaaatgttccatatcaaaaaactgataaaaaactTTGACCGAGGCCTTTGTTAG
- the nr2f6a gene encoding nuclear receptor subfamily 2 group F member 6a isoform X2, which produces MAMVSGGWGDPNGGTNGLGEKGYLKREDDDGSPQAGGSDMEAGEDDKACVLDCVVCGDKSSGKHYGVFTCEGCKSFFKRSVRRNLSYTCRSNRECQIDQHHRNQCQYCRLKKCFRVGMRKEVQRGRIPPQPSLSPSLTPIGGASGLGGGEFYNNNNNNGGNGGQPVSELISQLLRAEPYPNSRYGHQYNQPAGPDNSMGIDNICELAARLLFSTVEWARNIPYFPELPVSDQVALLRLSWSELFILNAAQSALPLHMAPLLAAAGFHSSPMSAERVVSFMDQVRVFQDQVDKLTRLQVDSAEYSCLKAIALFSPDACGLTDAVHVESLQEKAQVALTEYERMQYPSQPQRFGRLLLRLPALRAVPASLISQLFFMRLVGKTPIETLIRDMQLSGSSISWPYVPM; this is translated from the exons ATGGCCATGGTGAGTGGGGGCTGGGGAGATCCCAATGGCGGCACCAACGGACTGGGGGAAAAGGGCTACCTTAAACGGGAGGACGACGACGGATCGCCCCAGGCTGGGGGCAGCGACATGGAGGCCGGGGAGGACGATAAGGCCTGCGTATTGGACTGCGTGGTTTGCGGGGACAAGTCCAGTGGCAAACATTATGGCGTGTTCACCTGTGAGGGCTGTAAAAGCTTCTTCAAGAGAAGCGTTCGACGTAACCTCAGTTACACGTGCAG GTCTAATAGGGAATGTCAGATTGACCAGCACCACCGAAACCAATGCCAATACTGTCGTCTCAAAAAGTGTTTCCGAGTGGGGATGCGCAAAGAAG TTCAACGCGGCCGCATCCCACCGCAGCCTAGTCTAAGCCCGAGCCTGACGCCCATTGGGGGCGCCAGTGGTTTGGGAGGTGGTGAATtctacaataacaacaacaataacggAGGCAACGGCGGTCAACCCGTGTCGGAACTCATCTCGCAGCTGCTCAGAGCCGAGCCGTATCCCAACAGCCGCTACGGGCACCAGTACAACCAGCCGGCGGGTCCCGATAATTCAATGGGCATCGATAACATCTGCGAACTGGCCGCCCGGCTACTCTTCAGCACGGTGGAATGGGCCAGAAACATCCCTTATTTTCCCGAGTTGCCCGTGTCGGATCAG GTAGCCTTGCTAAGGCTGAGTTGGAGCGAGCTGTTCATACTTAACGCCGCACAGTCTGCCTTGCCGCTCCACATGGCGCCCCTGTTGGCCGCGGCGGGCTTCCACTCGTCGCCCATGTCGGCGGAACGCGTGGTGTCCTTCATGGACCAAGTGAGGGTGTTTCAGGATCAGGTGGATAAGCTGACCCGACTTCAGGTGGACTCTGCTGAGTATAGCTGCCTCAAGGCCATCGCCCTCTTTTCACCAG ATGCCTGCGGTCTGACTGACGCAGTCCACGTAGAGTCCCTGCAGGAGAAAGCTCAAGTGGCTTTGACCGAGTACGAGAGGATGCAGTATCCTAGTCAACCACAGCGCTTTGGCCGCTTACTCCTGCGCCTCCCCGCCCTCCGCGCCGTACCCGCCAGCCTCATCTCCCAACTCTTTTTCATGCGACTGGTAGGGAAGACGCCCATCGAGACGCTGATCCGAGACATGCAGCTCTCTGGAAGCTCCATCAGTTGGCCCTACGTGCCTATGTGA
- the gtf2b gene encoding transcription initiation factor IIB isoform X1, whose product MASTSRGDGLSLPRVQCPNHPDAILVEDYRAGDMICPECGLVVGDRVIDVGSEWRTFSNEKALKDPSRVGDAQNPLLNGADLTTMISKGTGAASFDEFGNSKYQNRRTMSSSDRAMLNAFKEITTMADRINLPRNIIDRTNNLFKQVYEQKSLKGRANDAIASACLYIACRQEGVPRTFKEICAVSRISKKEIGRCFKLILKALETSVDLITTGDFMSRFCSNLGLPKQVQMAATYIATKAVELDLVPGRSPISVAAAAIYMASQASAEKKTQKEIGDIAGVADVTIRQSYRLIYPRAAELFPPDFKFDTPVDKLPQL is encoded by the exons ATGGCGTCGACAAGCCG TGGAGATGGATTGAGCCTTCCCAGAGTTCAGTGTCCCAACCACCCAGATGCCATTTTGGTGGAAGACTACCGAGCAGGGGACATGATTTGTCCCGAGTGTGGCCTCGTTGTAG GTGATCGTGTGATCGACGTGGGTTCTGAGTGGAGGACATTCTCCAATGAAAAAGCACTGAAAGATCCTTCCAGAGTGGGAGACGCGCAGAACCCGCTGCTGAATGGGGCTGACCTAACAACCATGATTAGCAAG GGAACGGGCGCTGCCAGTTTCGATGAATTTGGCAACTCCAAGTACCAGAATCGGCGCACCATGAGCAGTTCGGACCGCGCCATGCTCAACGCCTTCAAAGAGATCACCACCATGGCCGATCGGATCAACCTGCCTAGAAACATCATC GACAGAACCAACAATCTCTTCAAGCAAGTTTATGAACAGAAAAGCCTGAAGGGCCGAGCCAACGACGCCATCGCGTCGGCCTGCCTCTATATCGCCTGTAGGCAAGAAGGCGTCCCGCGGACGTTTAAAG AAATCTGCGCCGTGTCTCGCATCTCCAAGAAGGAAATTGGACGTTGCTTCAAGCTGATCCTGAAGGCGCTGGAGACCAGCGTGGATCTGATAACCACGGGAGACTTCATGTCGCGCTTCTGCTCCAACCTGGGCCTGCCCAAGCAGGTGCAAATGGCCGCCACTTACATCGCCACCAAGGCCGTGGAGCTGGATCTGGTGCCCGGACGCAGTCCCATCTCCGTGGCTGCCGCCGCCATCTACATGGCCTCGCAGGCCTCTGCCGAGAAGAAGACGCAAAAAG AAATCGGAGACATCGCCGGCGTGGCGGACGTGACCATCCGACAGTCGTACCGGCTCATCTACCCTCGCGCTGCCGAACTTTTTCCTCCAGATTTCAAATTTGACACGCCTGTTGACAAGCTTCCTCAactgtga